The sequence below is a genomic window from Lelliottia sp. JS-SCA-14.
TATTTCGCTCACCGATCACCAGAAAAATCAGCTGGTGGCCTATGTCGATATGCTGAACAAATGGAACAAGGCGTACAACCTCACGTCGGTACGCGATCCCAACGAGATGCTGATTCGTCATATCCTCGACAGCATTGTGGTGGCGCCTCACCTGCAGGGTGAACGTTTTATCGATGTCGGTACTGGCCCGGGTCTGCCCGGTATTCCGTTATCCATCGTGCGCCCGGAGTGCCATTTCACGCTGCTGGACAGCCTGGGTAAGCGCGTGCGCTTCCTGCGTCAGGTCCAGCATGAGCTGAAGCTCGAGAACATTGAGCCGGTCCAGAGCAGGGTAGAGGCGTTTCCGTCCGAGCCACCGTTCAACGGCGTGATCAGCCGCGCGTTTGCCTCGCTCAACGACATGGTGAGCTGGTGTAAGCATTTGCCTGCGCAGGAAGGCCGTTTTTACGCGCTCAAAGGACTGGTTCCTGACGATGAAATCGCCCAACTCCCTGATGGATATACCGTCGAGTCCATTGTTAAACTGCGAGTACCGCAACTCGATGGTGAACGCCATTTGGTGATAATTAAGCCAAACAATTTTTAAAAATCTTATAAAAAATGCGGAATTCGTGCTGTTCTTAGAGTGTTAAAAAGCAGCACGAAGTCGGGCTTCACCCTGAACTGAATTTAACCTTGTTGTTACCGGGGATTACCCAAACGTTAAACTGAATTCGTTTGTTCACCCAAAAGATAGTCAACACTGAAAATATCAGTCTGCTAAAAGTGGAATTCAGTAACGAGATTGCGATGTTAAATATTTATTAAAAATGTCAATGAAAGGTTTTTGTCGTGTACGGGGCTGTTTTGAAAATAGTTACTGGCATTTGTGTTTAATATCATAAAGATGAATTAAACCAAATTATTGATTTGATAAATATGACCTTATCGTAAATGTGTATTTTGTGATCTTGTGCACGCTTTGTCGCCAACGTTTCTACGCGGTTTGCAGTTTTCCCGGATTACGTGGGGTTTGGCGAAAAGTTAAAAAATAGCGGTGGGGAAAATTATTTAAACATTTATTCACCTTTTCGCTACTTAATGTTTGAATTCACGGGTGCGCACCGTATAATTTGACCGCTTTTTGATGCTTGACTCTGAGCGTTAAAGGACGTTTTATACGACACGCGACATACCTCGAAGGGAGCAGGAGTAAAAACGTGATGTCTGTGTCGCTCTTGAGTCGAAACGTTGCTCGTAAGCTTCTGTTCATTCAGTTTCTGGCTGTGATAGCAAGTGGACTGCTGTTCTGCCTCAAAGACCCCTTCTGGGGCATCTCCGCAGTGTGTGGAGGTTTGGCAGTGGTTTTGCCAAACATGTTGTTTATGATTTTTGCCTGGCGTCATCAGGCGCATACACCTGCCAAAGGCCGCGTGGCCTGGTCCTTCGCTCTTGGCGAAGTGTGTAAGGTGTTGCTGACCTTCGCCTTCCTGGTGGTGGCGCTGGCTGTTTTGAAAGTGGTATTTTTGCCGCTGATCGTGACGTGGGTTTTGGTGCTGGTGGTACAAATTCTGGCGCCAGCTGTAATCAACAACAAAGGGTAAAAGGCATCATGGCTTCAGAAAATATGACGCCGCAGGATTACATAGGTCACCATCTGACGAACCTTCAGATGGACCTGCGTACATTCTCGCTGGTGGATCCGCATAACCCCCCGGCCACCTTCTGGACGCTCAACATTGACTCCATGTTCTTCTCGGTGGTGTTGGGTCTGTTGTTCCTGGCCATGTTCCGTAGCGTTGCTAAAAAGGCGACCAGCGGTGTTCCAGGGAAATTCCAGACGGCTATCGAGTTAGTCATCGGCTTCGTTCATGGCAGCGTCAAAGACATGTATCACGGTAAGAGCAAGCTGATTGCTCCGCTGGCGCTGACTGTCTTCGTCTGGGTCTTCCTGATGAACCTGATGGACCTTCTGCCTATCGACCTGCTGCCGTACATCGGTGAGCATGTTCTCGGCCTGCCGGCACTGCGTGTGGTTCCGTCTGCTGACGTGAACATCACCCTGTCCATGGCGCTGGGCGTATTCATCCTGATTCTTTTCTACAGCATCAAAATGAAAGGCGTAAGCGGCTTTGTGAAAGAGCTTACCTTGCAGCCGTTCAACCACTGGGCGTTCATTCCGGTCAACCTGATCCTGGAAGGCGTAAGCCTGCTGTCCAAACCGGTTTCACTCGGTCTGCGACTGTTCGGTAACATGTATGCGGGTGAGCTGATTTTCATTCTGATCGCGGGTCTTCTGCCGTGGTGGTCACAGTGGATTCTGAATGTGCCATGGGCCATTTTCCACATCCTGATCATTACGCTGCAAGCCTTTATCTTCATGGTTCTGACGATCGTCTATCTGTCGATGGCGTCTGAAGAGCACTGATTTTTTAACCACCACTACTACGTTTTTATTGAAACAAACTGGAGACTGTCATGGAAAACCTGAATATGGATCTGCTGTACATGGCTGCCGCTGTGATGATGGGTCTG
It includes:
- the atpB gene encoding F0F1 ATP synthase subunit A, yielding MASENMTPQDYIGHHLTNLQMDLRTFSLVDPHNPPATFWTLNIDSMFFSVVLGLLFLAMFRSVAKKATSGVPGKFQTAIELVIGFVHGSVKDMYHGKSKLIAPLALTVFVWVFLMNLMDLLPIDLLPYIGEHVLGLPALRVVPSADVNITLSMALGVFILILFYSIKMKGVSGFVKELTLQPFNHWAFIPVNLILEGVSLLSKPVSLGLRLFGNMYAGELIFILIAGLLPWWSQWILNVPWAIFHILIITLQAFIFMVLTIVYLSMASEEH
- the atpI gene encoding F0F1 ATP synthase subunit I; translated protein: MSVSLLSRNVARKLLFIQFLAVIASGLLFCLKDPFWGISAVCGGLAVVLPNMLFMIFAWRHQAHTPAKGRVAWSFALGEVCKVLLTFAFLVVALAVLKVVFLPLIVTWVLVLVVQILAPAVINNKG
- the rsmG gene encoding 16S rRNA (guanine(527)-N(7))-methyltransferase RsmG encodes the protein MLNKLSRLLDEAGISLTDHQKNQLVAYVDMLNKWNKAYNLTSVRDPNEMLIRHILDSIVVAPHLQGERFIDVGTGPGLPGIPLSIVRPECHFTLLDSLGKRVRFLRQVQHELKLENIEPVQSRVEAFPSEPPFNGVISRAFASLNDMVSWCKHLPAQEGRFYALKGLVPDDEIAQLPDGYTVESIVKLRVPQLDGERHLVIIKPNNF